The following DNA comes from Methylophilus sp. 5.
GCGGGTTCGAGTCCCGTCCGCTCCGCCAAATTAAAGCCCTGATTTATCAGGGCTTTTTTCTTTTCTGCCTAATCAATTCAATATCTTTAAACATCGTTATATTCCAAATTTGGAATGAGATGACTTCATCTGGTTTGGCTTTATTAAATTTCGTTTATGGTAAATCTGACTGATCATGCATTCAGTGATGTGTACCGTATCCTAGTGAATGCATTCATCAACGCAGGGCTGATAAATTCCTATCGTGCCACATTGCTTTCACCTCACCTGTAAAGTCATCCTCAACGTGTGATCACAGGGCTTGAATCCGTCTATATTGGCGGGTTTATGGTATAGTTTGCTGTTGCAAAAATCAGGTAATGGAAACTATAAAATGTTGGAAGCATTAAGAAAACACACACAAGGATGGATGGCAAAAATCATTCTGGCGCTGATTGTGGTGCCGTTTGCGTTGTTTGGTATCGACTCCTATTTAAATCAGGCTGGTGGCCAAGTGGCCGTGGCTAAAGTCGATGGTCAAAAAATCTCGCTGCAAGAGTATTCAAATGCGGTAGAGAATGCGCGTAACTATTTGCAGTCACAAGGACAAAAAGTCGATGCAGCCATGCTGGAAAGCCCGGCATTCAAGCAGTCGGTGCTGGACGGCATTATTACCCGCCGCCTGGTCGAGGCCGCTGTTCAGGATTACCGCTTTAGAATTAGTGATGAGCAATTGAGCCAGCACATATTGGGTATGCCTGAGTTTCAGAGTAATGGTAAGTTTTCTGAAGAAACTTATAATCAGCTGCTGACGCAAAATAAGCTGACTCCAGCCAAGTTTGAACAAAGCGTGCGCAAGGACCTGGCTGTACAACAAGTACGGGATGGCTTGACTAACCTCGTGTTCATGCCGAAAAAAGTGGCCGAGCAATCACTGATGTCAGAGTTTGAGCAACGTGACGTTACCGTTGCTGATGTCAAAGTATCTGACTTTATGGGTCAGGTAAACGTGACACCAGAGCAGGTACAAGCCTATTACAACCAGCACAAAACCAAATTCATCGCGCCTGCCAAGGTAAAGCTGCAGTTTGCTTTGCTAACCGCCGCGGGCTTGATGGGCCAAGTGAATGTGACTGACGAAGAGGTGAAGCAGTTCTATGACGAAAATGCTGCCAAGCTACAAGGTGATGAGCAGCGTCAAGCTAGCCATATTCTGATCGGCTTTAGCAGCACGGCAACGCCTGCTGACAAAGCTGCTGCCAAAGAAAAAGCAGAAGCTATTCTTAAACAAGTTAAAGCCAACCCAAAGAACTTTGAGAAACTGGCGATTGAAAACTCGCAAGACACAGGTTCTGCCGGTAAAGGTGGCGACTTGGGTAGTTTTGGCCGTGGTGCCATGGTAAAGCCATTTGAAGAAGCTGCTTTCTCAATGAAAGTGGGCGATATCAGTGAGCTGGTTGAATCCGAGTTTGGTTATCACATCATTAAACTGACTGGCGTAACCGGTGAGTCTTCAGACTTTAATTCTGTAAAACTCAAACTTAAAGCCGAATTGCTGTTTCAAAAAGCACAAGCCAAATATGCAGAGCTGGCAGACGACTTTGGTAACACTGTTTACGAGCAATCAGGCAGCTTGGATCCTGTGGCCAAGAAGTTTAATGTGCAAGTTCAAACTTCTCCTGCCATGAGCAAAGAAGAAGTTTCCAAGTTCTTTAAGAGTGATCGTTTTGCGACGTTGCTATTTTCTGACGAAGTCCTGAAAGAAAAGCGCAATACAGAGGCTGTTGAAGTGTCCCCAAACAACCTGGTTGCTGGTCGTGTGGTTGAATACGCGCCAGAAGCGCCACGTAGTTTTGATGAAGTAAAAGGTGGCATTGAAGCCGTGTTAAAAGCCGAAGCAGCGGGCAAACTGGCACAGCAAAAAGGTGAAGCGCTGCTGGCAGACCTTAAAGCAGGCAAAGCAACCGACACTGACTGGATCACCCCAGTGACGATTGATCGCAGAAATGCACAAGGTTTAAGCGATGGCGTGATGCGTAACGTATTTAAAGTTAACACACACGCCTTACCAGCCTACTATGGTTTTAACGAGGTAAATAAGGGCTACACCGTGATTAAAGTGATTGCGGTAAGTCAGAAGCTCAAAGACCAGCCGGACGTCGCTGACAGAGCCTTTAAAGCCTATCAGGCAGCCTTGGGTGATGAAATGTCGCATGCCTATGTCGGCTCACTTAAAGCTAAAAAAGATATTCAGTTCAACGCAAAAGTATTGTTATCCAAAAATAACGAATAATTGAGCTGGCTGAAACAAAGAAAGGAGGGCATTGCCCTCCTTTTTTTATTGGTGTGTTTGCTGTTTTCTAAATGGTACGAACTATAAAGTCAATCAAAGTAGCCCCTTGAGGCGAAAGCAGCCAGGCAAGTGCCAGACAGTTAAGAATGATCGTCGCCCAAAAGGTGATTTGAAAAGAAAGCTTTTTTGATTTGTGGCGAAATAGTCTTTGCGCCAGTATCGCGCCCGGCCAGCCGCCAACCAATGCGAGTAGATGTAGTGTTTTCTCTGGTGTGCGCCTTTGGTGACGCATGGCAGCTGATTTATCTAGCTTGTAAACGATGAATGCCATAGCGCTTGCCACCCAATATACCCAAAAAACCAGTTCAGGCAGTTGGCCAGCCAGCATGGATATCGTCATGCAAGCAAGAAAAGCAATTGCAAAAACCAGTAGCAGCATGTCGTTATTTGATCGCGCAGGTCGTTCAATCTGTTGAGGCCTTGCTGGATTTGTATTGCGCATCTTTTTATGGATATTTTTATGATTGGCCACAATCGCTCGCTTTAAGTTATAACGCTTAAGTAGGTATGGTGCACTTTAGTCTGTTTTGCCTGATCGGTCGCTGCGGCGCTTATGCTGGCTCATGACAAACTACTTCAATGTTATGGTCATCATCATCTAGGATAAATGCAGCATAATAGTGGGGATGGTAATGTGCACGCACACCAGGTGCACCATTATCTCGCCCACCTGCGGCCAGGGCCGTGACGTAAAATCTATCTACTTGCGCACGTGAGTTTACCCGAAAGGCAATATGCACTGGCGGCTGATTGGGCGTACCGCTACCTAGCCAAAATTCGGGTTTAGGCGGCTCGCCAAACCCAGCAAAGTCTTTACCTCCTGACATCGACGCCGGCACTTCTGCTAATAGTTTGAAGCCAAGTGGCGCAAGTGCATGTGTGTAAAAAGCCTTACTTTTTTCAATATTACTTACTGTTAAGCCTATATGGTCTATCATGAAGGCCTCCTGTTGCAGGGAGCTGAAGCACACCTGAATGATTATTAAATATGGTTTTATAAATGATTTTTTAAATTTTTTTATGAATTAAAACAATGATTTTTTTAATTTTTATTGCACCTATTTTTTATA
Coding sequences within:
- a CDS encoding SurA N-terminal domain-containing protein, with the translated sequence MLEALRKHTQGWMAKIILALIVVPFALFGIDSYLNQAGGQVAVAKVDGQKISLQEYSNAVENARNYLQSQGQKVDAAMLESPAFKQSVLDGIITRRLVEAAVQDYRFRISDEQLSQHILGMPEFQSNGKFSEETYNQLLTQNKLTPAKFEQSVRKDLAVQQVRDGLTNLVFMPKKVAEQSLMSEFEQRDVTVADVKVSDFMGQVNVTPEQVQAYYNQHKTKFIAPAKVKLQFALLTAAGLMGQVNVTDEEVKQFYDENAAKLQGDEQRQASHILIGFSSTATPADKAAAKEKAEAILKQVKANPKNFEKLAIENSQDTGSAGKGGDLGSFGRGAMVKPFEEAAFSMKVGDISELVESEFGYHIIKLTGVTGESSDFNSVKLKLKAELLFQKAQAKYAELADDFGNTVYEQSGSLDPVAKKFNVQVQTSPAMSKEEVSKFFKSDRFATLLFSDEVLKEKRNTEAVEVSPNNLVAGRVVEYAPEAPRSFDEVKGGIEAVLKAEAAGKLAQQKGEALLADLKAGKATDTDWITPVTIDRRNAQGLSDGVMRNVFKVNTHALPAYYGFNEVNKGYTVIKVIAVSQKLKDQPDVADRAFKAYQAALGDEMSHAYVGSLKAKKDIQFNAKVLLSKNNE
- a CDS encoding DUF1294 domain-containing protein; this encodes MANHKNIHKKMRNTNPARPQQIERPARSNNDMLLLVFAIAFLACMTISMLAGQLPELVFWVYWVASAMAFIVYKLDKSAAMRHQRRTPEKTLHLLALVGGWPGAILAQRLFRHKSKKLSFQITFWATIILNCLALAWLLSPQGATLIDFIVRTI
- a CDS encoding VOC family protein, producing the protein MIDHIGLTVSNIEKSKAFYTHALAPLGFKLLAEVPASMSGGKDFAGFGEPPKPEFWLGSGTPNQPPVHIAFRVNSRAQVDRFYVTALAAGGRDNGAPGVRAHYHPHYYAAFILDDDDHNIEVVCHEPA